From the Manihot esculenta cultivar AM560-2 chromosome 14, M.esculenta_v8, whole genome shotgun sequence genome, the window TTGCAGCATGATATGGCCAATAAGCCTACGACAAATATCTCGAGCACAAAACATCCAGAGAAACTGTGAGCACATAGTAGGATTTATAAGCAACATTAGAGAAGTTTGAATGAGAGACGCATTTGAACAATTCCAGCGTACATTAGCTGACATTGAATGGACATATTTGCACAGTTCCCCATAGCATTATCCATACATCAATTGGAAGCAACATACTCTTTTAACTAGGGTGTTCTTATGGACTTCTTTAGCCCAATTTTGATTGGAGAAAAGCCGAACATTGATACACAACAGAAAgacaaaaatgaaaatatagaaaaaggCCTTCTCCTAGCACGCACCAGAAATCATTTAGCCCATGGCATACTTCTGGGTCCAGCTTCTTGCAGTTGTCTCATACTTGTTTCTGTCTGTCTTGTACATATGAGCAATCTCTGGCACCAAAGGATCATCAGGATTGGGATCCGTCAACAAAGAACAGATTGAAAGCAACACctgcaaaaagaaaagaaaacattaCAAATTGATACCTAGCAATTTAAATATCAACCAGGTGATCCACATATCTGAAAGTGGAAATTAACTGGATTAGAGTGGTCAGAGTACAGTAGAGTTAACATGATGGCTAAAATATGCAAAATATCAATGCTGAAGTAGCTGTTATTCTTTTGTTTCCAAAGAATAAATTTCTCTTTAAAGGGAGCTATTGCAGGTTTCAATGAACATAAATAATATGATTGAAATGGAAACTAGAACTATATCAGTTATATAGTTTGCAATTGGGGCAGCATGAGTCACTTAAGAACTTAAAGAGACAATAAGCTAAATAGATCACTATTTACATAGTCTGCAGAAAGATTAAGTCATCTATAAGTGAAAGAACAACGTCTTCTTCTGAGTTCCAGATCATAGCTTTCAGAGTTATAGAATAAGAACCTTGGATATGGTAAGTGCAGGGCTCCATTGCTCCTTCAAGATGTCCAGACAAATGCTTCCGTTGCTATTTATATTTGGATGGAATACCTTTGTTCTGAAAGCTACCTGTTAGAAACAGCAATATCAAACTGATGATCACATATGCACACAACAGTAAATAAGTGCAAAAATGACAGAATGCCACTAAAGAAGAACAGCAAAAAACCATTTAGAAGATAGGAATTAACATGGGAGTCCTGCAACTGGCTAATTTTCTCAGCAGACAAAAGCTCAAATCACGTTGACCAACTTTCTCAAAGTATAGCAACCAAGAGTGACTCAAACCAAGTCTCAGTTTAAGCTGAGAGATTAGAGTTGCAAAGCATCttatactattaaaaaattCCCCCAACATGACATGCACTGTTTGGTCTTTCCCATTATGATCTTCATCTTTTAAACAAGACACCACTGAAACCTAAATTTATAACCACTAGAAAATATGCAAGCCTTTAAAACATGGCAAGAATTCTTCTTTAGAAAGAATACAGTACTCTCACAGATGAGGCGCAGTAACATAACCTGCATAAACCTCATTATGTGGCAAAACGTACTCTCTCTGCTCACATCCCATATGTAGCTACAAGATGACACATCTTGTTAAATGAGAAATCTTAGCAATAAGAATTtacaagaaaatgaagaaacttCCAACCATTTAAAACAAGATGAGAAAGTTATGTTCAAAGCAGAGTGCAAACAAGATACCTTTGGAGGCTTAAATGGATAATCGGGCGGGAAATGAATAGTGACTAGGAAAACACCCCCAGCATATGGACTATCTGGAGGACCCATGATCGTTGCTTGCCAATGAAACATGTCTTCAGCTACAGGACCTGAAAAATTTGCAGAAATAAGGCAAACAAACCAGTAGAACAGCACCAAAAGTTGAAGTTCTTATACATGGCAAGATTTCAGGGTCCTCAACATGAGAAATCGAAAATTTTCACAATtagattaaaaagaaaaaaaaacatgttAGGTGCGTTTGAGAATGAAATTGGAATAAGCATAAATAacaattaatttcaaataataaactTCCAAAATTTGGTTGAACAGTTAACTTTCAAAATCTTTTCGACATGTCATATCCTCACCATCCGAAGCTATAACATAAATTTTTATCAGAAACCTCAACCATGATTAAGTATCACATCACTATGTACAATTCAGTAAGCAACGACACCGTATAATTACAGTTCTGATGGCCGGCGAAAGAAGTAGCCCTAGCACATGCACAATTAACGTTCAATCAGAAcagctaaaaaaatattttacaaagaCATACGAAGACCCAAGCATAGACCTTGAAAATCGAATCAGGTAACAACAAGAGGGATCaattcaaacaaaaaaaaaaggtgaaaataataaaaatactaataataaatGCAATACCTGCGCTGCATGATGTAGGAGGATCCTTCTGTAAATCCTTGAGTTCCTTCAAGATCCGCTTCGATGCCATCTCAAATCTGCGATTCAACGCTTAGATCCCCTCAGATCGAAGATCAAACACAAGCGCGAGTAAAAACAAAGAGCTATAAAGGCCTATAAGTACATGTAAAGAGAGGAAATCGAAGCGAAAAATACCTGAGACGAAGAGATTATTGAT encodes:
- the LOC110600071 gene encoding ubiquitin-conjugating enzyme E2 10; its protein translation is MASKRILKELKDLQKDPPTSCSAGPVAEDMFHWQATIMGPPDSPYAGGVFLVTIHFPPDYPFKPPKVAFRTKVFHPNINSNGSICLDILKEQWSPALTISKVLLSICSLLTDPNPDDPLVPEIAHMYKTDRNKYETTARSWTQKYAMG